A window of Vespa velutina chromosome 15, iVesVel2.1, whole genome shotgun sequence contains these coding sequences:
- the LOC124954450 gene encoding protein takeout — MIKTNNSVLIVYVFMLTIIIGNVNGIGKYRGLEFLEPCSKIDPNLEGCLAKTANVLVEQFRHGLPQLGYSEVEPIILDELHIALGGGPDGYRAQFVDINAKGVSSLKVTGLRARLSDDEVQLQLVLNIPRITAAAKYRSTGTLILVKASGAGDYWGEYEGVKAKVFIRAKPFMIQNRRFLRLQQLKMDFSVQDIKMGVKNVHDGNTILQAALNLFINSNGQELLKEMKPDLRRKLVQVMSNFVEKLFAQVPYDAWITE, encoded by the exons atgattaaaacaaataacagTGTATTAATcgtgtatgtgtttatgttaacgataatcattGGTAACGTTAATGGGATCGGTAAATATCGTGGCCTTGAATTTTTGGAACCTTGCTCTAAAATCGATCCTAATTTGGAAGGTTGCCTTGCCAAAACTGCTAATGTTCTCGTTGAACAATTTCGACACG GTTTGCCACAATTAGGATATTCTGAGGTTGAACCAATCATTTTGGACGAATTACACATAGCTCTTGGAGGTGGTCCCGATGGATATAGAGCACAATTCGTGGACATCAATGCAAAAGGTGTTTCATCGCTCAAAGTTACAGGTCTCAGAGCAAGATTGTCTGACGATGAAGTACAATTGCAATTGGTCCTTAATATTCCTAGAATTACGGCTGCTGCAAAATATAGGTCAACCGGTACATTGATATTGGTTAAAGCCAGCGGAGCTGGAGATTATTGGGGAGAATATG aGGGCGTCAAAGCTAAAGTATTTATCAGGGCAAAACCCTTCATGATACAAAATCGTCGCTTTTTGAGGTTGCAACAATTAAAAATGGATTTCAGCGTACAAGATATTAAAATGGGCGTTAAAAACGTACACGATGGCAATACTATACTTC aagCCGCTTTGAACTTGTTCATTAATAGTAACGgtcaagaattattaaaagaaatgaaaccaGATTTGAGAAGAAAGTTGGTCCAAGTAATGTCGAATTTCGTTGAGAAACTTTTCGCTCAAGTACCGTACGACGCTTGGATTACCGAATAA
- the LOC124954451 gene encoding uncharacterized protein LOC124954451 yields the protein MLNKNQLIGFLIVINIMTIVSTESSPEYVKQCSRKDPKLKSCLIDSLHHLKPYLKDGIPEIELPSVEPFRMDELTLSLTGGTNGYKVQLRELYVRGASNYTVEDIQLGSPFEAVIRMPALVLDAQYTSSGVLIILPASGNGTFHARFDDVRALVKGSVSTKVRDNKTYLNVEKLDVELSVKNVNMRVRKIYRNNRILTEATNLFLRENGQEVLKAMEPQLKRKLSVLFAGIVNQLLRHVPVETFLLP from the exons atgtTGAATAAAAATCAACTTATAGGATTCctaatcgttataaatattatgacgaTAGTTTCAACGGAATCAAGCC CCGAGTACGTGAAGCAATGTTCTAGGAAGGATCCTAAATTAAAAAGTTGCCTGATCGATTCTCTTCATCATCTTAAACCTTATTTAAAAGATGGCATACCAGAAATTGAATTACCTTCCGTCGAACCTTTTCGT ATGGATGAGctgactctctctctgacAGGTGGTACAAACGGTTACAAGGTTCAATTGCGAGAACTCTATGTAAGGGGAGCGAGTAACTATACAGTCGAGGACATCCAACTAGGTTCACCCTTCGAAGCTGTCATTAGAATGCCAGCCCTTGTACTTGACGCTCAATACACCAG ttCCGGTGTATTGATCATTTTACCAGCAAGTGGAAATGGTACCTTCCATGCTCGTTTCGATGACGTACGAGCCCTTGTGAAGGGTTCGGTCTCAACAAAAGTTCGTGACAATAAAACTTATCTGAACGTCGAGAAATTAGACGTCGAGCTCAGTGTGAAAAACGTTAATatgagagtaagaaagatCTATAGGAACAATAGAATATTAA cGGAGGCAACCAATCTATTCTTACGAGAGAACGGACAGGAAGTTTTGAAAGCGATGGAGCCACAACTGAAAAGGAAACTATCAGTTCTGTTTGCAGGAATTGTCAATCAGCTATTACGTCACGTGCCCGTCGAGACGTTCCTATTACCCTAA
- the LOC124954452 gene encoding uncharacterized protein LOC124954452 has translation MKQCVIVFTVIFISCGFSSADFDDHFKNCHPNVAGFDVCIREALNEIQPYFKTGLPQYNVESFDPFFARKVTVERGMPNFGFTLTLKNVTESGWSNSKVTKFVSDIPNFKVVYSQSFPEKLLFGDYEFFGKFFGSSIRNNGKFTLTLYDLIQTTTVTKLPGQKIKVNINVQIIRDLKLHITNLLFGREILEGVLDKIINGTWQQGFLLTRGIINELVSTAFIEIFDKAFKNFPFQRIIKPKPIRSE, from the exons ATGAAACAGTGCGTAATAGTGTTCACcgtaatttttatatcctgCGGATTTTCTTCCGCTGATTTTG atgatcattttaaaaattgtcaTCCAAACGTCGCAGGCTTCGATGTTTGTATAAGAGAAGCATTAAATGAAATACAGCCGTATTTCAAAACTGGACTTCCTCAATATAATGTCGAATCATTCGATCCATTTTTTGCGAGAAAGGTTACCGTCGAACGTGGGATGCCAAATTTTGGATTTACTTTGACCCTTAAAAATGTCACCGAAAGTGGTTGGTCCAATAGCAAAGTAACCAAATTCGTCAGCGATATACCAAATTTCaaa GTTGTTTATTCGCAAAGCTTTccagaaaaattattatttggcgattatgaattttttggaaaatttttcggCTCGTCGATACGTAACAATGGAAAATTTACGCTGACCCTGT aCGATCTCATCCAAACGACGACAGTTACTAAACTACCGGGTCAGAAGATTAAGGTTAACATCAACGTACAGATCATACGGGATTTGAAACTTCACATCACGAATCTTTTATTTGGACGAGAAATACTTGAGGGCGTactcgataaaattattaatggcACTTGGCAACAAGGATTTTTACTGACCAGAGGAATAATCAATGAATTAGTATCAACCGCTTTTATTGAGATTTTTGATaaagcatttaaaaatttccctTTTCAACGAATCATCAAGCCCAAGCCTATTCGTTCtgaatag